The following proteins are encoded in a genomic region of Euryarchaeota archaeon:
- a CDS encoding fibronectin type III domain-containing protein — MELVGNVTTTSFVDGVFADNETWAYGVTARNMVGAGDMATAVGATFGVLASPSWTSAAPGPLGGQVTVTWGPATDIGRNLATGYKVYAGNTAGNLSLRATVGNVSSYVATGFGPGQTMHFAVAGVNPVGDGPLGPIAQGTTFRLPDPPTNLSVTAGPSDGEFQLSWTAPVDSGGAPVFQYRIYRSASPSGPFALVAVVGNQTSTVQSNLPSNTTFYYGIVTVTTAGAGARGPATGATTFVSLPGPPTNLIARPGTAVGEAILTWNPPASAGGGVVHAYRVYGGSAPGGESFIAEIGNALTFTDVGRRLGAYTYHVTAVNERGEGGPSGQAQTIIVGEP, encoded by the coding sequence ATGGAGCTCGTGGGAAACGTCACGACTACATCATTTGTGGACGGAGTTTTCGCCGACAATGAGACATGGGCATATGGCGTCACCGCGCGGAACATGGTTGGCGCGGGCGACATGGCCACGGCGGTGGGAGCAACGTTTGGCGTCCTCGCATCTCCTAGTTGGACCTCCGCGGCGCCCGGACCGCTGGGGGGCCAGGTCACGGTCACTTGGGGACCGGCCACCGACATTGGAAGAAATCTTGCGACAGGGTACAAGGTCTATGCTGGCAATACCGCAGGAAACCTCTCGCTTCGGGCCACTGTTGGAAACGTTTCTTCGTACGTCGCGACGGGATTTGGCCCAGGGCAAACGATGCACTTTGCGGTGGCTGGCGTCAATCCGGTGGGGGACGGCCCATTGGGGCCGATTGCGCAAGGGACGACGTTTCGCCTTCCGGATCCACCGACCAACCTTTCCGTGACGGCCGGACCTTCCGATGGGGAGTTCCAACTTTCTTGGACGGCCCCCGTTGATTCGGGCGGCGCTCCGGTATTCCAGTACAGGATTTACCGTTCAGCGTCACCGAGCGGTCCATTCGCTCTCGTGGCCGTCGTCGGGAACCAGACCTCAACCGTCCAATCGAATCTCCCTTCGAATACCACCTTCTATTATGGTATCGTTACCGTCACTACCGCCGGCGCAGGCGCCAGGGGGCCGGCAACGGGCGCAACCACCTTCGTTTCCCTTCCCGGCCCGCCAACCAACCTCATCGCTCGCCCAGGCACGGCGGTCGGGGAAGCCATCCTGACATGGAACCCACCCGCATCGGCCGGCGGCGGCGTGGTCCACGCGTATCGGGTATATGGCGGATCTGCCCCTGGCGGTGAATCGTTCATCGCAGAAATCGGGAACGCTCTCACGTTCACTGACGTTGGAAGACGGCTCGGCGCGTACACGTATCATGTGACGGCCGTCAACGAACGGGGCGAGGGCGGGCCATCGGGACAGGCACAAACCATAATCGTGGGTGAACCTTGA
- a CDS encoding redoxin domain-containing protein, with translation MPLELNQKAIDFTLPDSNKTAHTLSSNFGKNPVVIAIFPLAFSGTCTKEMCAISDRWADFKGVNAVVYGMSQDSLHALKGFAEKNNLKHTLLSDYNREVAHKYAGIYENLVGGHQGVVKRSVFVIDKTGTIRFKWVTEDPGVEPNYDEVKDVVKKL, from the coding sequence ATGCCCCTCGAACTGAACCAGAAGGCCATCGACTTCACGCTGCCAGATTCGAACAAGACCGCCCACACGCTCTCAAGCAATTTCGGGAAGAACCCGGTGGTCATCGCCATATTCCCGCTCGCTTTCAGTGGGACTTGCACGAAGGAGATGTGCGCGATTTCAGACCGCTGGGCGGATTTCAAGGGAGTCAATGCAGTCGTCTACGGCATGTCGCAAGACAGCCTCCACGCGTTGAAAGGCTTCGCCGAGAAGAACAACCTCAAGCACACTCTCCTCTCCGATTACAACCGCGAGGTCGCGCACAAGTACGCTGGCATCTACGAGAACCTGGTCGGCGGGCACCAAGGCGTGGTCAAGCGCAGCGTGTTCGTCATCGACAAGACCGGGACCATCCGCTTCAAGTGGGTCACCGAGGACCCGGGCGTCGAGCCGAACTACGACGAAGTAAAGGACGTTGTGAAGAAGCTCTAG
- a CDS encoding DUF309 domain-containing protein, with protein sequence MNRVDVPPDGKARGAGTVSNTIYDPRYVAGIAHFNAREFFESHEVIEDYWREVKGSERVFLQGVIHAAVALLHFERGKLGSAISQYGLSVKRLSPYRPSCLGLDVTRFQRELEAVFSELLEKGPDSGVKLDRARIPTIRLDPPPAP encoded by the coding sequence ATGAACAGGGTGGACGTTCCCCCGGACGGGAAAGCCCGCGGCGCCGGAACGGTCTCGAACACGATCTACGACCCCCGCTACGTCGCCGGGATCGCCCATTTCAACGCCCGCGAATTCTTCGAGTCGCATGAGGTGATCGAAGACTACTGGCGCGAGGTCAAGGGGAGCGAGAGGGTCTTTCTCCAAGGAGTCATACACGCGGCCGTGGCTCTCCTTCATTTCGAGCGCGGAAAACTTGGAAGCGCCATCAGCCAGTACGGGTTGAGCGTCAAGCGGCTGAGCCCCTATCGCCCGTCCTGCCTGGGCCTTGACGTCACCCGCTTCCAGCGCGAACTCGAAGCGGTCTTCTCGGAACTCCTTGAGAAAGGACCGGATTCGGGCGTGAAGCTCGATCGCGCGCGGATACCGACGATCCGGCTGGACCCGCCGCCCGCCCCATGA
- a CDS encoding M20 family metallopeptidase yields the protein MGKDSKRTLTREAIVELLGGPQSFEFYEKLVELDTTNYEDPKTGKVEKRNHEEATHYVAEYAKSLGLPATVFDPMKDPDMKTEDFKGTARPNVVIDYEVGARETLLLLAHYDTVPVPAHQAKKWSYPPHRLTIKNGRIYGRGSNDDKGSGVWASIQALKELKAQNVRNVNIRLFICCDEETGSTGGLLAIMKKDKALEKRGERPMLYGHLAMLPDASPTVIAGSSGVVFSDVIASTPCAPAAFFRLAERIAAFHAVRSGKHSVLDAEDSEKEGAKKVPGRLTVTKLDWTSKAEGPFTLLLIHAETDSHNTIAEVVTVEYSATKEGLEAARAAIKGTGLASKVKWLEENKHGERRHGKFEVTGQGGHGGYPHRFDNPVNHALPILKAIALLPGTPEGTGSLGVDMRLVPEEDLAGGIKEYQDHFEAARAATEPSARLLMPTDRQRPGYFLPATHPDVEMLKRAFDAVTGGSTRVIGEYGGTDASFFTALKTPLGKPLVALMFGSMDDESNIHSIDENAKPELLRQNVDLLLWIAKNWKNHE from the coding sequence ATGGGGAAGGATAGCAAGCGTACGCTGACTCGCGAAGCGATCGTGGAACTGCTCGGCGGCCCGCAATCGTTCGAATTCTACGAGAAACTGGTGGAGCTCGACACCACCAACTATGAGGACCCAAAGACGGGGAAGGTCGAGAAGCGTAACCACGAAGAGGCGACGCACTACGTCGCCGAATACGCGAAGTCGCTCGGCCTTCCGGCCACGGTCTTCGACCCGATGAAGGACCCGGACATGAAGACCGAGGACTTCAAGGGGACCGCACGCCCGAACGTCGTCATCGACTACGAAGTGGGCGCCCGCGAGACCCTGCTCTTACTAGCCCACTACGACACGGTGCCCGTGCCGGCCCACCAAGCGAAGAAGTGGAGCTATCCGCCGCACAGACTCACTATCAAGAACGGGCGCATCTACGGCCGCGGCTCGAACGACGACAAGGGGAGCGGCGTGTGGGCGTCGATCCAGGCGCTGAAGGAGTTGAAGGCCCAGAACGTCCGCAACGTCAACATCCGCCTTTTCATCTGCTGCGACGAGGAGACCGGTTCGACGGGGGGGCTTCTTGCCATCATGAAAAAGGACAAGGCCCTGGAGAAGCGCGGCGAGCGGCCGATGCTCTACGGGCACCTGGCGATGCTTCCCGATGCCTCCCCGACGGTCATCGCGGGTTCGAGCGGCGTCGTCTTCAGCGACGTCATCGCGTCAACGCCGTGCGCTCCCGCGGCCTTCTTCCGGCTCGCCGAGAGGATCGCCGCGTTCCACGCGGTACGGTCCGGGAAACACTCGGTCCTTGACGCCGAGGACAGCGAGAAAGAGGGTGCGAAGAAGGTGCCGGGGCGGCTCACGGTCACCAAACTTGATTGGACGAGCAAGGCCGAAGGCCCGTTCACGCTCCTGTTGATCCATGCGGAGACGGATTCGCACAACACCATCGCCGAGGTCGTCACGGTGGAATACTCCGCCACGAAGGAGGGGCTGGAGGCTGCAAGGGCCGCGATCAAGGGCACGGGCCTCGCCTCCAAAGTGAAGTGGTTGGAGGAGAACAAGCACGGAGAGCGTCGCCACGGCAAGTTCGAGGTAACCGGCCAAGGCGGTCACGGTGGTTACCCTCACCGCTTCGACAACCCCGTGAACCACGCGCTTCCCATCCTCAAGGCCATCGCGCTCCTTCCCGGGACACCCGAAGGGACGGGAAGCCTCGGCGTGGACATGAGACTCGTCCCGGAGGAGGATCTTGCCGGGGGGATCAAGGAATACCAGGATCACTTCGAGGCTGCGAGGGCGGCGACCGAACCAAGCGCCAGGCTCCTCATGCCGACCGACCGTCAGAGACCAGGTTACTTCCTCCCGGCCACACACCCCGATGTAGAGATGCTCAAGCGCGCCTTCGACGCCGTCACCGGCGGCTCGACGCGCGTCATCGGGGAGTACGGCGGGACGGACGCGAGTTTCTTCACGGCGTTGAAGACACCGCTCGGAAAGCCCCTGGTCGCCCTCATGTTCGGGTCGATGGACGATGAGTCGAACATCCATTCGATAGATGAGAACGCGAAGCCGGAGCTGCTTCGCCAGAACGTCGATCTGCTGTTGTGGATCGCGAAGAACTGGAAAAACCACGAATGA
- the gyrA gene encoding DNA gyrase subunit A gives MSEQLVDRNLETEMHTSYIDYAMSVIVGRALPDARDGLKPVHRRILHAMNEMSLTSDKAYKKSARVVGEVLGKYHPHGDTAVYESLVRMAQEFSLRYPLVDGQGNFGSVDGDNAAAMRYTECRMTKVAGELLEDIESETVDFTDNFDASLKEPLVLPGKFPNLLANGSSGIAVGMATNIPPHNLGELVDGIIATVERPAITFDELWAKVPGPDFPTGGIIQGRHGIKEAYATGRGIIRVRAKAEMEETKEGRARIIVTELPYQVNKATLLETIAELVKEKRIEDISDLRDESDRDGMRVVVELKRNAIPDVVLNQLFAHTQMEASFGILNLALVKNEPKVLTLRGLIDQYVEQRVEVVTRRTRYMLRKAEERSHILEGLTIALENIDAVIDTIKQSRDPETAKAGLMGRFQLSSEQAKAILEMRLSKLTSLEVQGVKDELAQLKKDIQRYREILEDRAEVLKIIVGELKELREKYADPRRTMIVDTGGEIFIEDLIPDEVVVVTTTGAGYIKRLTLDNYRSQNRGGKGLIGMETKDEDHVVDLFVTTTHKYILFFTNKGKVYWLKAYKIPEGSRYSKGKAIVNLLEGLEEGEKVQAAIPVDDFSENRFAFFATRLGLVKKTELSAFGNVRVTGIRAINLEEGDELIGVGITDGTYDVVLAKAGGDSVRFHEEKVRPMGRTATGVYGAKLEPKDEVVSLALVKEKEKTELLTITENGYGKRTAITEYRTTNRGAYGVITIKTTDRNGKVVSVREVKPGDEIIATSEQGMVIRIPVDSISVQGRNTAGVIVMRMDEGDKVIAVARLGKEDIEEAAKLQKTGPPAPPTDIGPGPRDAKDTTMQNGDGTEKHDADEEED, from the coding sequence ATGTCTGAACAACTCGTGGACCGTAACCTCGAAACGGAGATGCACACGTCGTACATCGATTACGCGATGTCGGTCATCGTCGGAAGGGCGCTTCCCGACGCGCGCGACGGCCTCAAGCCCGTGCATCGGCGCATCCTCCACGCGATGAACGAGATGAGCCTCACATCCGATAAGGCGTACAAAAAGAGCGCGCGCGTCGTCGGCGAGGTGCTTGGAAAGTACCACCCGCACGGCGACACCGCGGTCTACGAATCGCTTGTCCGCATGGCGCAGGAGTTCTCGCTCCGCTACCCGCTCGTCGACGGGCAAGGGAACTTCGGGTCCGTCGACGGCGACAACGCGGCGGCCATGCGTTACACGGAATGCCGCATGACGAAGGTCGCCGGCGAACTTCTGGAAGACATCGAGAGCGAGACAGTGGACTTCACCGACAATTTCGACGCCTCGCTCAAGGAGCCGCTCGTCCTTCCGGGCAAGTTCCCGAACCTGCTTGCGAACGGTTCGAGCGGGATAGCGGTCGGCATGGCGACGAACATCCCGCCGCATAACCTCGGCGAACTCGTTGACGGGATAATCGCTACCGTGGAGAGACCGGCCATCACCTTCGACGAGCTTTGGGCGAAAGTGCCCGGCCCCGATTTCCCTACAGGCGGCATCATCCAGGGCCGCCATGGCATCAAGGAGGCCTACGCGACGGGCCGCGGCATCATTCGGGTCCGAGCGAAGGCGGAGATGGAAGAGACGAAAGAGGGGAGGGCGAGGATCATCGTCACCGAACTTCCCTACCAGGTCAACAAGGCCACACTCCTTGAGACCATAGCCGAGCTCGTGAAGGAGAAGCGCATCGAGGACATCTCGGACCTTCGCGATGAATCGGACAGGGACGGCATGCGGGTCGTCGTCGAACTGAAGCGTAACGCCATCCCGGACGTCGTCTTGAACCAACTCTTCGCTCACACGCAGATGGAGGCGTCGTTCGGCATCCTGAACCTCGCCCTCGTCAAGAATGAGCCGAAGGTCCTCACCCTTCGCGGGCTCATAGACCAGTACGTCGAGCAGCGCGTCGAGGTCGTGACCCGGCGCACGAGGTACATGCTGCGAAAGGCGGAGGAGCGCTCCCACATCCTCGAAGGCCTCACGATAGCGTTGGAGAACATCGACGCCGTCATCGACACAATAAAGCAAAGCCGCGACCCGGAGACGGCGAAGGCCGGTCTCATGGGGCGTTTCCAACTTTCAAGCGAACAGGCGAAGGCCATCCTCGAGATGCGCCTTTCGAAGCTCACGAGCCTCGAAGTGCAAGGCGTCAAGGACGAACTCGCCCAACTCAAGAAGGACATCCAACGGTACAGGGAGATACTCGAAGACCGCGCGGAGGTCTTGAAGATCATCGTGGGGGAACTGAAGGAGCTTCGCGAGAAGTACGCGGACCCACGCCGGACCATGATCGTCGACACGGGCGGGGAGATCTTCATCGAGGACCTCATCCCGGACGAGGTGGTCGTCGTCACGACCACGGGCGCCGGCTACATCAAACGGTTGACGCTCGACAATTACAGGAGCCAGAACAGAGGCGGCAAGGGCCTCATCGGGATGGAGACCAAGGACGAGGACCACGTGGTGGATCTCTTCGTCACGACCACGCACAAGTACATCCTCTTCTTCACGAACAAAGGGAAAGTGTACTGGCTCAAGGCCTACAAGATCCCCGAAGGCAGCCGATACAGCAAGGGCAAGGCGATCGTGAACCTCCTCGAAGGCCTCGAGGAGGGCGAGAAGGTCCAGGCCGCGATCCCCGTGGACGATTTCAGCGAAAACAGGTTCGCCTTCTTCGCCACCCGGCTCGGCCTCGTGAAGAAGACCGAACTATCGGCGTTTGGAAACGTCCGCGTCACCGGAATCCGGGCCATCAACCTCGAGGAGGGCGACGAGCTGATCGGCGTCGGCATAACGGACGGGACCTACGACGTCGTCCTCGCGAAGGCGGGCGGCGACTCGGTGCGCTTCCACGAGGAGAAGGTCCGTCCCATGGGGCGCACCGCGACGGGCGTCTATGGGGCGAAGCTCGAACCCAAAGACGAGGTCGTCTCGTTGGCGCTTGTGAAGGAGAAGGAGAAAACGGAACTCCTCACGATCACCGAGAACGGCTACGGGAAGAGGACCGCGATAACCGAGTACCGCACGACGAACCGCGGGGCCTATGGCGTCATCACGATCAAGACCACGGACCGCAACGGCAAGGTGGTGTCTGTGCGCGAAGTGAAGCCTGGCGACGAGATAATCGCGACGAGCGAGCAGGGGATGGTCATCCGCATCCCCGTCGACAGCATCTCCGTCCAAGGGCGTAACACTGCGGGCGTCATCGTGATGCGGATGGACGAAGGCGACAAGGTGATCGCCGTCGCCCGCCTTGGGAAGGAGGACATCGAGGAGGCCGCGAAGCTCCAGAAGACGGGGCCGCCCGCGCCGCCGACGGACATCGGGCCGGGACCGCGGGACGCCAAGGACACGACGATGCAGAACGGCGACGGCACCGAAAAACACGACGCCGATGAGGAAGAAGACTAA
- a CDS encoding type IIA DNA topoisomerase subunit B, with protein MAKKSVAQSGKDIYQVTDIQVLEGLSAVRKRPAMYIGSTDVRGLHHLVYEVVDNSIDEALAGFCTEIVVELHADGSVSVDDDGRGIPTEIHPKHGKPGLEIVMTVLHAGGKFDHKAYKVSGGLHGVGVSVVCGLSEWLEVYVRRGSKLWFQRYEKGIPKTEVKVVGEVEGTGTLVRFMPDAEIFPERVFNFETLATRLRELAFLNKGLKITIKQADRAEHYHYEGGIAEFVQYLTKGKNALHPAPIYFESDREGTHVEVALQYSDTYSEALLSFANAINTIEGGSHLVGFRAALTRTLNDYAFKNKVLKKDEEALTGEDVREGLTAIVSVKVPDPQFEGQTKTKLGNSETKGIVESLVNERLGSFLEENPRIAQVIIGKAVQAARARDAARKARELIRRKGLFDSGSLPGKLADCSEKDPAKSEIFIVEGDSAGGSAKQGRNREFQAILPLKGKILNVEKARLDKILKNNEIQTLVTAIGGGIGSPHLLAGAEEGEKEAAADGPATDDFDLSKIRYHKIIIMTDADVDGAHIRTLLLTFFFRYMRPLVENGHVFIAQPPLYRLWKGKQERYVYSDAEKDALLAEWGGHGVNIQRYKGLGEMNPTQLWETTMEPDKRTLGKVTIQDAIEADRLFNILMGDEVQPRKDYIMEHAKEVKVLDV; from the coding sequence ATGGCAAAAAAGTCAGTCGCACAGAGTGGGAAAGACATCTACCAAGTCACCGATATCCAAGTCCTGGAAGGGCTCTCGGCGGTGCGTAAACGCCCCGCCATGTACATCGGTTCCACCGATGTCCGGGGCCTCCACCATCTCGTGTACGAGGTGGTCGACAACTCGATCGACGAAGCACTAGCAGGATTCTGCACAGAGATAGTTGTGGAACTCCACGCGGACGGCTCCGTGAGCGTCGACGACGACGGGAGAGGCATCCCGACGGAGATCCACCCGAAGCACGGGAAACCGGGCCTCGAGATCGTGATGACAGTCCTTCACGCCGGCGGCAAATTCGACCACAAGGCGTACAAGGTTTCGGGTGGCCTCCACGGCGTAGGCGTATCCGTCGTCTGCGGCCTCTCTGAATGGCTTGAGGTCTACGTCCGCCGTGGGAGCAAGCTCTGGTTCCAACGGTACGAAAAGGGCATCCCGAAGACCGAGGTGAAAGTCGTCGGGGAGGTCGAAGGGACCGGGACACTCGTGCGCTTCATGCCGGACGCCGAGATCTTCCCCGAGCGCGTCTTCAACTTCGAGACCCTCGCGACCCGGCTACGCGAACTCGCTTTCCTGAACAAGGGCCTCAAGATCACCATCAAGCAGGCGGATCGCGCGGAGCATTACCATTACGAGGGCGGCATCGCCGAGTTTGTACAATACCTCACCAAGGGGAAGAACGCGCTCCATCCGGCGCCGATCTACTTCGAGAGCGACCGCGAAGGCACTCACGTGGAAGTGGCGCTCCAGTACAGCGACACGTATTCGGAAGCGCTCTTGAGCTTCGCCAATGCGATAAACACCATCGAAGGCGGGTCGCACCTCGTGGGGTTCCGTGCGGCGTTGACGCGCACGTTGAACGATTACGCGTTCAAGAACAAGGTCCTGAAGAAGGACGAGGAGGCGCTGACCGGCGAGGATGTGCGCGAAGGCCTCACGGCGATCGTGAGCGTGAAGGTGCCCGACCCGCAGTTCGAAGGCCAGACGAAGACGAAGCTCGGCAATTCCGAGACGAAGGGCATCGTCGAATCGCTCGTGAACGAACGGCTCGGCAGTTTCCTGGAGGAGAACCCGCGGATCGCCCAGGTGATAATCGGCAAGGCCGTGCAGGCGGCGCGGGCGCGCGATGCCGCGCGCAAGGCCCGTGAACTCATACGAAGGAAGGGCCTCTTCGACTCCGGGAGCCTCCCGGGCAAACTCGCAGACTGCAGCGAAAAGGACCCGGCGAAATCGGAGATATTCATCGTCGAGGGGGACAGCGCAGGCGGTTCGGCAAAGCAAGGCCGTAACCGTGAGTTCCAGGCGATACTCCCACTCAAGGGCAAGATCCTGAACGTGGAGAAGGCGCGCCTCGACAAGATCCTGAAGAACAATGAGATCCAGACGCTCGTCACGGCGATCGGCGGCGGCATCGGTTCGCCGCACCTGCTTGCCGGGGCGGAGGAGGGCGAAAAGGAGGCGGCGGCCGATGGGCCAGCGACCGATGATTTCGACCTTTCGAAGATCCGCTACCACAAGATCATCATCATGACGGATGCGGACGTCGACGGCGCACACATCCGGACGCTTCTCCTCACGTTCTTCTTCCGCTACATGCGCCCGCTCGTCGAGAACGGCCACGTGTTCATCGCGCAACCGCCCCTCTATCGCTTGTGGAAAGGAAAACAGGAGCGCTACGTCTACAGCGACGCGGAGAAGGACGCTCTCCTTGCGGAGTGGGGCGGCCATGGCGTCAACATCCAACGCTACAAGGGGCTTGGTGAGATGAACCCGACGCAGCTTTGGGAAACGACGATGGAACCTGACAAGCGCACCCTTGGGAAGGTCACGATCCAGGATGCGATCGAGGCGGACAGGCTCTTCAACATCCTCATGGGCGACGAGGTACAGCCGAGGAAGGACTACATCATGGAGCACGCGAAGGAGGTGAAGGTCCTAGATGTCTGA
- a CDS encoding nucleic acid-binding protein, which translates to MNEGGPQPGNQRGAKKRPLVLDSSAIMSGKPVSSEMVLYAPPSVITEFNVGGRSRRNLDYLLEAGLRVIDPKPKTVVEVEEVATQTGDYHRLSKTDMDVIALAKDVGGVIVTDDYSIQNVAATIKLPFEAAGHEAGITEVLKWEYRCRGCGKKYADGAKKDCDVCGSEIKAVKAK; encoded by the coding sequence ATGAATGAAGGGGGCCCACAGCCCGGTAATCAACGAGGCGCGAAAAAACGCCCATTGGTCCTCGATTCGTCGGCCATCATGTCCGGCAAACCCGTGTCCTCCGAAATGGTCCTTTACGCTCCGCCGTCCGTCATCACGGAATTCAATGTCGGGGGCCGCTCAAGACGCAATCTGGACTACCTACTCGAAGCTGGACTTCGCGTGATCGACCCGAAACCAAAGACCGTCGTCGAAGTGGAGGAAGTCGCAACACAGACGGGCGATTATCACCGGTTGTCGAAGACGGACATGGACGTGATAGCCCTCGCCAAGGACGTGGGGGGCGTCATCGTGACCGACGATTACTCCATACAGAACGTCGCGGCGACGATAAAACTCCCGTTCGAAGCGGCGGGGCACGAGGCCGGCATCACCGAGGTCCTGAAGTGGGAATACCGCTGCCGCGGATGCGGGAAGAAGTATGCGGACGGGGCGAAGAAGGACTGTGACGTGTGCGGGTCAGAGATCAAGGCCGTGAAGGCGAAGTAG
- a CDS encoding HNH endonuclease — translation MLRRDPKARLVTKRIPFVGGNYAYMFECGKIFRKISNIEGDKILEDSEQRAVLVASYEGRTWWLLKGAFFVTSELLTADEATVLIVERLLKAQRRIDRAAAYVATQGEPAEKREPIPQAVKEVVWTRDHGRCVQCGSQERIEFDHIIPLSKGGANTARNLQLLCEGCNREKGANIA, via the coding sequence ATGCTTCGCCGGGATCCCAAGGCCAGGCTCGTCACTAAAAGGATTCCCTTTGTCGGAGGAAACTACGCCTACATGTTTGAGTGCGGGAAAATCTTCCGTAAGATATCCAATATCGAAGGCGACAAGATTCTCGAAGACTCGGAACAGCGCGCCGTGCTCGTGGCCAGCTATGAAGGACGAACATGGTGGCTTTTGAAGGGTGCGTTCTTCGTAACGTCAGAACTGCTCACGGCCGACGAAGCCACCGTCCTTATCGTCGAGAGGCTTCTCAAGGCCCAACGCCGCATAGACCGGGCCGCCGCGTATGTGGCTACACAAGGTGAACCGGCCGAAAAACGTGAACCAATCCCGCAAGCCGTCAAGGAGGTCGTGTGGACCCGAGATCATGGTCGATGCGTCCAGTGTGGAAGCCAGGAGCGGATAGAATTCGACCACATCATTCCGCTTTCCAAGGGGGGCGCGAACACGGCCCGTAATCTTCAACTTCTGTGTGAAGGGTGCAACAGGGAGAAAGGAGCCAATATTGCCTAA
- a CDS encoding AsnC family transcriptional regulator, giving the protein MKVDTLDAGIMRTLGHPNIFQWNVRVSFADIARDLGVDEETVRARILRMQESGLIEGWEVVVNPGLLGRLMTRVEFPRPDPASKEKVHDALMMADGAKWLFEYYVAGPAVVFFNPSGAAFERQLALLANITGPPASRASVTCPPATIEPSETDWKIIAALRRGARRPYDEIAEEIGLSERTLRRRVDALTAGRAVILSVITGPLKVDSGVMFHMGVEYGDTKARSAVDGELKELPGLVFSSFEGPASRVSGVIESMLELDKRRDHFAKMQGVKAVRADVQLARRSITHWMDEEVERRARGEGK; this is encoded by the coding sequence GTGAAAGTGGACACGCTCGACGCCGGGATCATGCGAACCCTGGGGCACCCGAACATCTTCCAGTGGAACGTGCGGGTATCCTTCGCCGACATCGCCCGCGATCTGGGAGTCGACGAGGAGACGGTTCGGGCAAGGATCCTTCGGATGCAGGAGAGCGGCCTTATCGAGGGTTGGGAGGTGGTCGTGAATCCGGGACTCCTCGGTCGGCTGATGACGCGAGTGGAATTCCCGCGCCCCGATCCCGCTTCCAAGGAGAAAGTCCACGACGCGCTCATGATGGCCGATGGGGCCAAGTGGCTCTTCGAGTACTACGTCGCTGGACCCGCCGTCGTCTTCTTCAACCCGTCCGGCGCCGCCTTCGAGCGCCAACTGGCCCTACTCGCCAACATCACCGGCCCCCCTGCGTCCCGTGCGAGCGTCACGTGCCCGCCCGCGACGATCGAACCTAGCGAGACCGATTGGAAGATAATCGCGGCCCTGCGCCGTGGAGCGCGGCGACCGTACGACGAGATCGCAGAGGAGATAGGGCTCTCCGAGAGGACCCTTCGACGCCGCGTGGACGCGCTCACGGCAGGACGCGCAGTGATCCTCAGCGTCATCACGGGCCCATTGAAAGTCGATTCGGGCGTCATGTTCCACATGGGCGTCGAGTACGGCGACACGAAGGCACGCTCCGCCGTGGACGGAGAACTCAAGGAACTTCCCGGCCTAGTGTTCTCGAGCTTCGAAGGCCCCGCCTCGAGGGTGAGCGGGGTGATCGAAAGCATGTTGGAACTAGACAAGAGGCGCGACCACTTCGCGAAGATGCAAGGCGTCAAGGCGGTGCGGGCGGACGTGCAACTTGCCAGACGAAGCATAACGCATTGGATGGACGAGGAAGTGGAGAGGAGGGCACGGGGGGAAGGAAAGTAG